A genomic window from Mauremys mutica isolate MM-2020 ecotype Southern unplaced genomic scaffold, ASM2049712v1 000298F_np12_obj, whole genome shotgun sequence includes:
- the LOC123357110 gene encoding putative tRNA (cytidine(32)/guanosine(34)-2'-O)-methyltransferase, whose translation MGRSSKDKRDIYYRLAKEEGWRARSAFKLLQLDEEFQLFEGVRRAVDLCAAPGSWSQVLSRKLKGGAGEGPDSVKIVAVDLQAMAPLPGVVQIQGDITKVSTAQEIIQHFEGQPADLVVCDGAPDVTGLHDIDEYIQAQLLLAALNITTHVLNKGGTFVAKIFRGKDVTLLYSQLRIFFPDVTCAKPRSSRNSSIEAFVVCRGYCPPEGYVPNMSNPLLDHCYDVDFNQLEGPNRIIVPFLACGDLSAYDSDRTYPLQLAPGKEYSYVPPLQPPIRPPYQEACFLKRNNLLAKEPGPAPLEEAAPAPTYGSAPEPQGCPPEAAVENVLASLSVSP comes from the exons ATGGGGCGCTCGTCGAAGGACAAGCGGGACATCTACTACCGCCTGGCGAAGGAGGAGGGCTGGCGGGCCCGCAGCGCCTTCAAACTCCTGCAGCTGGACGAGGAGTTCCAGCTGTTTGAGG GGGTGCGCCGGGCGGTGGATCTGTGCGCTGCCCCGGGCAGCTGGAGCCAGGTTCTGAGCAGGAAGCTGAA gggcggtgctggggagggCCCTGACTCCGTGAAGATCGTCGCAGTCGATCTCCAGGCCATGGCTCCGCTCCCGGGGGTCGTCCAGATCCAGGGGGACATCACCaag GTCTCCACGGCGCAGGAGATCATCCAGCACTTCGAAGGGCAGCCGGCCGACCTGGTGGTCTGCGATGGGGCCCCCGACG TGACCGGCCTTCATGATATCGACGAATACATCCAAGCGCAGCTGCTGCTAGCG GCTCTGAACATCACGACCCACGTCCTGAATAAAGGAGGCACCTTTGTGGCCAAG ATCTTCCGGGGGAAGGACGTGACGCTTCTCTACTCCCAGCTCCGCATCTTCTTTCCCGACGTCACCTGCGCCAAACCCCGGAGCAGCCGAAACTCCAGCATCG AGGCCTTCGTTGTCTGCCGGGGCTACTGCCCGCCCGAGGGCTACGTGCCCAAtatgtccaaccccctgctggacCATTGCTACG ATGTGGATTTTAACCAGCTGGAAGGTCCCAACAGGATCATTGTCCCGTTCTTGGCCTGTGGGGATCTGAGCGCCTACGACTCGGACCGGACGTATCCCCTCCAG ctggccccagggaagGAATACAGCTACgtgccccccctccagccccccatccGGCCCCCCTACCAGGAAGCCTGCTTCTTGAAGAGGAACAACCTATTGGCTAAGGAGCCCGGGCCGGCCCCATTGGAGgaggccgcccccgcccccacgtATGGGTCAGCGCCGGAACCTCAGGGCTGCCCCCCGGAGGCGGCTGTTGAAAACGTCCTGGCGTCTCTGTCCGTGTCACCctag
- the LOC123357103 gene encoding organic solute transporter subunit alpha-like, which produces MARPQNCTHHSGQFPLSSEIFQVFQAQLWIFLIPTALGLVQLGLFLEQTGFFLRRLGASRRTSLSLWILGVYPVFSIMSLIGMYIPRSSFVCNFVANIYHSITLWKFLDLVTDFFGGSARMVQRLRGQHVAPNPFPCCCCCCLPNISTSWSNLRWMTLAVYQLSIIRTILFFVTLILWTDEKYDYGDVSYTNPNSYINAIIGISTLLSFYGYLLFYKATKPALAGYNLGSKFICIILVLVVCGLQSGILETMGALGAIPCQPPLSADTRSQIIYYYSLVVEMFLISLFARYCFRRDELTPESPTGTRNQASQTQAPPRGAGEDSASLTGLNPCCSPDESLCRIEHTPLDRFHFSPGFPRPGGELSQGWPAGTPPGALEMGELSPGVPANGSPPRKTNAHPNGVQNQPGTPDVTVV; this is translated from the exons ATGGCGCGGCCCCAAAACTGCACCCACCACAGCGGCCAGTTCCCCCTGTCCTCCGAGATCTTCCAag TGTTCCAAGCCCAGCTATGGATCTTCCTCATTCCCACGGCCCTGGGCCTGGTGCAGCTGGGCCTGTTCCTGGAGCAGACGGGCTTCTTTCTACGCCGCCTGGGCGCCTCCCGCAGAACCAGCCTCTCCCTCTGGATCCTGGGGGTCTACCCG GTGTTCAGCATCATGTCCCTCATTGGCATGTACATCCCCCGATCCTCCTTCGTCTGCAACTTTGTGGCGAACAT CTACCACTCCATCACCCTGTGGAAATTCCTGGACTTGGTGACCGATTTCTTTGGGGGTTCGGCCCGCATGGTCCAGCGCCTGCGGGGTCAGCACGTGGCCCCAAAccccttcccctgctgctgctgctgctgcctccccaaCATTTCCACCAGCTG GTCCAACCTGCGCTGGATGACCCTGGCCGTGTACCAGCTGTCCATCATCAGGACCATCCTCTTCTTCGTCACGCTCATCCTCTGGACCGACGAGAAGTACGACTACGGTGAT GTGAGCTACACCAACCCCAACTCCTACATCAACGCCATCATCGGGATCTCTACCCTGCTGTCCTTCTACGGCTACCTGCTCTTCTACAAGGCCACCAAGCCGGCCCTGGCCGGCTACAACCTGGGCTCCAAGTTCATCTGCATCATCCTGGTCCTTGTGGTGTGCGGCCTGCAGAGCGGCATCCTGGAGAccatgggggctctgggggccaTTCCCTGCCAGCCTCCGCTCTCGGCCGATACCCGCTCCCAGA TTATCTACTACTACTCCCTGGTGGTGGAGATGTTCCTCATCAGCCTCTTCGCCCGTTACTGTTTCCGACGGGACGAGCTCACCCCGGAGAGCCCCACCGGCACCAGGAACCAGGCCTCCCAGACGCAGGCGCCCCCTAGAGGCGCTGGGGAGGACAGCGCCTCCCTGACAGGCCTcaacccctgctgctcccccgaCGAGAGCCTCTGCCGAATCGAGCACACGCCGCTGGATCGCTTCCATTTCAGCCCCGGCTTCCCCCGACCCGGCGGGGAGCTGAGCCAGGGCTGGCCAGCTGGAACTCCCCCGGGGGCCCTCGAGATGGGAGAGCTGAGTCCCGGGGTCCCAGCGAATGGGTCTCCCCCCAGGAAAACCAACGCCCATCCCAACGGAGTCCAGAACCAACCCGGCACCCCTGACGTCACCGTGGTATAA
- the LOC123357062 gene encoding protein-serine O-palmitoleoyltransferase porcupine-like — protein MGGTYTHRGGGASPQGWGLNPAGRGIAAVPQLPCPRDGCISALDKPAPCCIMSSCSLAAPQCQALAMATFTRQEFYQQLLQGCMIPTAQQGLEQIWLLLLICLACRLLWRLPLPGYAKHLSTVVGGFYALHHFFQLQMVWVVLLSLLCYLVLFLCRHSAHRGVFLSITILIYLLMGEMHMVDTVTWHKMRGAQMIVAMKAVSLGFDLDRGELPAVPSPVEFMGYIYFVGTAIFGPWSRFRSYLQAVESRALSLPWLRKVSRSLLLSIICLLVSTCVAPYLFSYFIPLYGYRQLRKWLRAYESAISFHFSSYFVGFLSEATATLAGAGFTEEKDNLKWDLTVSRPLNVELPRSMVEVVTSWNLPMSSWLNSYVFKNSLQLGTFSAVIVTYAASALLHGLSFHLAAVLLSLGFITYVEHVLRKRLSVIFDACLLSKRCPPGCPHRHNTNPWVRLLNLLFGALAVFHLAYLGSLFDIDADDTVEEQGYSMSYTIYKWSELSWASHWVTFGCWVFYRLIG, from the exons ATGGGAGGGACTTATACTCACCGTGGGGGAGGAGCTTCTCCCCAGGGGTGGGGCCTTAACCCAGCTGGTAGAGGGATTGCCGCTgttccccagctcccctgccccagagatggctgcatctcagcactggaCAAGCCAGCCCCGTGTTGCATTATGAGTAGCtgttccctggctgcccctcagTGCCAG GCCCTGGCGATGGCCACTTTCACCCGCCAGGAGTTctaccagcagctgctgcagggctgcatGATACCCActgcccagcaggggctggagcagatcTGGCTCCTGCTGCTCATCTGCCTGGCATGCCGGCTGCTCTGGAGGCTGC ctctgcccggcTATGCAAAGCACCTCAGCACGGTGGTGGGGGGGTTCTACGCCCTCCACCACTTCTTCCAGCTGCAGATGGTCTGGGTGGTGCTGCTCAGCCTGCTCTGCTACCTGGTTCTCTTCCTGTGCCGGCACTCGGCCCACCGTGGGGTCTTCCTCTCCATCACCATCCTCATCTACCTCCTCATGGG GGAGATGCACATGGTGGATACCGTGACCTGGCATAAAATGAGAG GGGCCCAGATGATTGTGGCGATGAAGGCCGTGTCCCTGGGCTTCGACCTGGACCGAGGGGAGCTCCCGGCCGTCCCCTCCCCCGTGGAGTTCATGGGCTACATCTACTTTGTGGGCACGGCCATCTTCGGGCCCTGGAGCCGCTTCCGCAGCTACCTCCAGGCGGTGGAGAGCCGGGCCCTG AGCCTCCCCTGGCTGCGGAAGGTGTCCCGGAGCCTCCTCCTCTCCATCATCTGCCTCCTCGTCTCCACCTGCGTCGCCCCCTACCTGTTCTCCTACTTCATCCCGCTCTACGGCTACCGGCAGCTCAGGAA GTGGCTCCGGGCCTACGAAAGCGCCATCTCCTTCCACTTCAGCAGCTACTTTGTGGGATTCCTCTCCGAGGCCACGGCCACGCTGGCTGGGGCGGGATTCACCGAGGAGAAGGACAACCTCAAATG gGACCTGACGGTGTCCCGACCCTTGAATGTCGAGCTGCCCCGGTCGATGGTGGAAGTCGTCACCAGCTGGAACCTGCCCATGTCCAGTTGGCTCAATTCCT ATGTCTTTAAGAACAGCCTGCAACTGGGGACTTTCTCCGCTGTCATTGTCACGTACGCCGCCAGCGCCCTCCTGCAT ggACTCAGCTTCCACCTGGCTGCCgtgctgctctctctgggatTCATCACCTACGTGGAGCATG TCCTCCGGAAGCGCCTCTCTGTCATCTTTGACGCCTGTCTCCTCTCCAAGCGCTGCCCGCCCGGCTGTCCCCACCGCCATAACACG AATCCCTGGGTTCGGCTGCTGAACCTGCTTTTCGGCGCTCTGGCTGTCTTCCACCTGGCCTACTTGGGCTCACTCTTCGACATCGACGCTGACGACACCGTAGAGGAGCAG GGTTACAGCATGTCCTACACCATCTACAAGTGGTCGGAGCTGAGCTGGGCCAGCCACTGGGTCACCTTCGGCTGCTGGGTCTTCTACCGCCTCATCGGCTGA
- the LOC123357064 gene encoding 3-beta-hydroxysteroid-Delta(8),Delta(7)-isomerase-like: MGLEAEPLAAPHPYWPRDLEIGRYVPNDRPTWHSLAFLFSVSAVLLALTWRAAGWRGWTGAPMRPGRRLALCWFAICGFIHGVIEGWFSLYHTDIPGDQSFLSQLWKEYAKGDSRYVIEDNFTVCMETITAWAWGPLSLWTVLAFLQRQPHRYILQLVVSLGQLYGDVLYFYTEYREGFAHSEMWHPLYFWFYFVFMNALWIIIPSILLLDAWRHLSTAQRALDSVKAKRH, translated from the exons ATGGGGCTGGAGGCCGAGCCCCTCGCCGCCCCCCACCCTTACTGGCCCCGGGACCTGGAGATCGGGCGCTACGTCCCCAACGACCGCCCCACCTGGCACAGCCTGGCTTTCCTCTTCTCCGTCTCGGCGGTCCTGCTGGCGCTCACCTGGCGGGCCGCCGGCTGGCGGGGGTGGACGGGGGCGCCCATGAGGCCCGGGCGCCGCCTGGCCCTCTGTTGGTTCGCCATCTGCGGCTTCATCCATGGCGTGATCGAGGGCTGGTTCAGCCTCTACCACACGGATATACCAGGGGACCAGTCCTTCCTCTCCCAGCTGT GGAAGGAGTACGCCAAAGGAGACAGCAGATACGTCAT AGAGGACAACTTCACTGTGTGCATGGAGACCATCACTGCCTGGGCGTGGGGCCCGCTGAGCCTCTGGACCGTGCTGGCCTTTCTCCAGCGCCAGCCCCACCGCTACATCCTGCAGCTGGTGGTGTCACTGG GCCAGCTGTACGGCGACGTCCTGTACTTCTACACTGAGTACCGGGAGGGCTTCGCCCACAGCGAGATGTGGCACCCGCTCTACTTCTGGTTCTACTTTGTCTTCATGAACGCCCTGTGGATCATCatcccctccatcctcctcctcgacGCCTGGCGGCACCTGAGCACTGCCCAGAGGGCGCTGGACTCTGTCAAGGCCAAGAGACACTGA
- the LOC123357070 gene encoding TBC1 domain family member 25-like has translation MAAAGGEAREEEEEREVVRVRVKKREGFLQPEFRTFAVDPQITSLDVLQHILIRAFDLNGKKNFGISYLGQEKQGQETYLSLLSDWDLTTAFASASKPYLQLLVDIKPSEDSPLLEDWDIISPKDVISTDLLLVEKRSLAAAALPFTQTIISQVGRTLSKVQQALSWSYGEDMKPFKPPLSDSEFHTYLNHEGQLNRPEELRLRIYHGGVEPSLRKVVWRYLLNVYPDGLTGQERMNYMKRKTREYDQLKGQWAERASPEDLDFIRSNVLKDVLRTDRTHPYYAGSEDNPHLTALHDLLTTYAVTHPQISYCQGMSDIASPILAVMDNEAHAFICFCGIMKRLEGNFQMDGEVMSLKFSHLKLLLQYSDPEFYAYLLSRGADDFFFCYRWLLLELKREFAFEDALRMLEITWSSLPPDPPEKEVELVGPPARLSESGQPVRQRHMLRPTCSFEATGDRPCLEDPGDHPCLEQKTLLKQSSFGEFKYYSAREDSSEEEPSLRSQRSMEEEEDFCSEQDPLLQLPAMTKSFSAPSLRLLTPPTPSRDSTSSPSPSPLPGSEKSESLPEEKGDLAGDTPSSSPSSPLPAAPSPATVSLPPPQEFGKGNPFMLFLCLAILLEHRDHIMKNNMDYNELAMHFDRLVRRHNLAKVLHRAKALFADYLQSEVWDSEEGDEAAAESPAVS, from the exons atggcggcggcggggggcgaggcccgggaggaggaggaggagcgggaggTGGTGCGGGTCCGGGTCAAG AAGCGCGAGGGGTTCCTGCAGCCCGAGTTCCGCACCTTTGCCGTCGATCCCCAGATCACCTCGCTGGATGTCCTCCAGCACATCCTCATCCGCGCCTTCGACCTCAACGG GAAGAAGAACTTTGGGATCAGCTACCTGGGCCAGGAGAAGCAGGGCCAGGAGACGTACCTGTCACTGCTGTCGGACTGGGACCTGACCACGGCCTTCGCCAGCGCCTCCAAGCCCTACCTGCAGCTCCTCGTAGACATCAAGCCTTCGGAAGACA gccccctgctggaggactGGGACATCATCAGCCCCAAAGATGTCATCAGCACTGATCTGCTCCTGGTGGAGAAGCGGTCCCTGGCGGCGGCCGCCCTGCCTTTCACCCAGACCATCATCTCCCAG GTGGGCCGGACGCTGTCGAAGGTccagcaggctctgagctggtcCTACGGGGAGGACATGAAGCCGTTCAAACCGCCGCTGAGCGACTCCGAGTTCCACACCTACCTGAACCACGAGGGGCAGCTGAACCGGCCCGAGGAGCTGCGGCTGCGCATCTACCATGGCGGCGTGGAGCCCTCGCTGCGCAAA gtgGTGTGGCGCTACCTGCTGAACGTCTACCCGGACGGGCTGACGGGCCAGGAGCGCATGAACTACATGAAGCGCAAGACGCGGGAGTACGACCAGCTGAAGGGCCAGTGGGCGGAGCGGGCCAGCCCCGAAGACCTGGACTTCATCCGCAGCAACGTCCTCAAGGACGTTCTCCGCACGGACCGCACCCACCCCTACTACGCCGGCTCGGAGGACAACCCGCACCTGACTGCCCTTCACGACCTGCTGACCACCTACGCCGTCACCCACCCGCAGATCTCCTACTGCCAGGGCATGAGTGACATCGCCTCGCCCATCCTGGCCGTCATGGACAACGAGGCCCACGCCTTCATCTGCTTCTGCGGCATCATGAAGCGCCTGGAAGGCAACTTCCAGATGGACGGCGAGGTGATGTCCCTCAAGTTCTCCCACCTCAAGCTGCTCCTCCAGTACTCGGATCCTGAGTTCTACGCCTACCTCCTCTCCCGGGGTGCTGACGACTTCTTCTTCTGCTAccgctggctgctgctggagctgaaaCGGGAGTTTGCCTTTGAGGACGCCTTGCGGATGCTGGAGATAACCTGGAGCTCCTTGCCACCGGATCCTCCGGAGAAGGAGGTGGAGCTGGTGGGGCCGCCGGCCAGGCTCAGTGAGAGCGGCCAGCCTGTCCGCCAACGCCACATGCTGCGGCCCACCTGTAGCTTCGAAGCGACTGGGGACCGGCCTTGCTTGGAGGACCCCGGAGACCATCCTTGTCTGGAGCAGAAGACCTTATTGAAGCAATCCAGCTTTGGAGAATTCAAGTACTACAGCGCTCGTGAGGACAGCTCCGAGGAAGAGCCTTCGCTGAGATCCCAGCGCTctatggaggaagaggaggacttCTGCAGCGAGCAGGACCCCTTGCTCCAGCTCCCGGCCATGACCAAGTCTTTCTCCGCCCCGTCCCTCCGGCTCCTGACCCCGCCCACGCCCTCCCGagactccacctcctccccctccccctcccccctccctggcagCGAGAAGAGCGAGAGCCTGCCGGAGGAGAAGGGAGATTTGGCAGGTGACACgccatcctcctcacccagcagccccctccccgccgccCCGTCCCCAGCCACGGTGAGCTTGCCTCCGCCGCAGGAGTTCGGCAAAGGCAACCCCTTCATGCTCTTCCTGTGCCTGGCCATCCTGCTGGAGCACCGGGACCACATCATGAAGAACAACATGGACTACAACGAGCTGGCCATGCACTTCGACCGCCTGGTGCGCCGGCACAATCTGGCCAAGGTGCTGCACCGGGCCAAAGCCCTCTTCGCCGACTACCTGCAGTCCGAGGTCTGGGACTCAGAGGAGGGGGACGAGGCGGCCGCAGAGTCCCCAGCTGTCTCGtga